One window from the genome of Enterococcus haemoperoxidus ATCC BAA-382 encodes:
- a CDS encoding WxL domain-containing protein yields the protein MKKGLLATLLVSAGVLSLATVPTNAHAADIVKADETDLQITIDPDGGSKPGENPLQDSLAVAFIPSNMDFGTNANTGKGAGAVQVFKDKGTKKSYLVVSDDRAAAEGTKLAKWRAVAKLSDFAVDGSTEEADKLANAQLEFNTGAVQDYTLTKDEEGNITKAPDPSTDGVLTAHTGTDITAVPVKATAGGSAVPVLIKAQENDTKGAYATEITDRQLRVALPQSQAGKTFTAQLTWSLEDTF from the coding sequence ATGAAAAAAGGGTTATTAGCAACATTACTAGTATCAGCGGGGGTTTTATCTTTAGCAACAGTTCCAACAAATGCACATGCGGCTGATATTGTTAAAGCAGATGAAACGGATTTACAAATTACCATCGATCCAGATGGCGGAAGCAAGCCTGGGGAAAATCCTTTACAAGATAGCTTAGCTGTAGCATTTATTCCAAGTAATATGGATTTTGGTACTAATGCGAATACTGGTAAGGGTGCAGGTGCGGTTCAAGTATTTAAAGATAAAGGAACTAAAAAATCATATTTGGTAGTAAGTGATGATAGAGCTGCTGCTGAAGGAACTAAATTAGCAAAATGGAGAGCAGTTGCAAAACTTAGCGATTTTGCTGTTGATGGTAGCACAGAAGAAGCAGACAAATTAGCAAATGCACAACTAGAATTTAATACTGGTGCCGTACAAGATTATACTCTTACAAAAGATGAAGAGGGGAATATTACTAAAGCACCAGATCCATCTACAGATGGTGTATTGACAGCTCACACTGGTACTGATATTACAGCTGTACCTGTAAAAGCTACTGCTGGTGGTTCTGCAGTTCCTGTTCTAATAAAAGCGCAAGAAAATGATACTAAAGGTGCTTATGCGACTGAAATTACAGACAGACAATTACGTGTAGCTTTACCTCAAAGCCAAGCTGGTAAAACATTCACTGCACAACTTACATGGAGTTTAGAAGATACATTTTAG
- a CDS encoding DUF916 and DUF3324 domain-containing protein has translation MKKMHAIFGGLLLIVVIFFSEGITTFSEGVDPGIVTPIEVKAIIPENQIDKSKTYFDLLLNPGQTQDLEVQLSNFTEEDRIVKVEANTATTNDNGIVDYSQHDKKKDPSLINAFSDISKTTNEVRIPKQSSVITKVTIQMPSKSYEGIIAGGIYIYDKEDSNTKHDGGAISNKFVYSLGVQLRNNVDLTKIEPKLVVDPQKITLVHSDYLNGINIPIQNTSALFIKEVEVEARLVDPSNGEVSHELKQTKLKIAPNSNFYLPFTWTDDEGTPLNPGDYQVDIKINSADVKKKWTWTIPFKVEGESSKKEDNQLHMKDSNDKHATVYIVSILLVVGVIVTGLILYRINRRKK, from the coding sequence ATGAAAAAAATGCATGCTATTTTTGGAGGACTATTATTGATAGTAGTTATCTTTTTCAGTGAGGGAATAACTACTTTTTCAGAAGGTGTAGATCCTGGAATTGTAACGCCTATAGAAGTAAAAGCAATCATACCAGAAAACCAAATCGACAAATCAAAAACCTATTTTGATCTGCTTTTAAATCCTGGACAAACGCAAGACTTAGAGGTTCAATTATCTAATTTTACCGAAGAAGATCGAATAGTTAAAGTAGAAGCTAATACTGCAACGACAAATGATAATGGCATTGTAGATTATAGTCAACATGATAAGAAAAAGGACCCTTCACTGATCAATGCTTTTTCTGATATAAGTAAAACGACAAATGAAGTGAGAATACCAAAGCAATCAAGTGTGATAACTAAAGTAACGATTCAAATGCCAAGCAAGTCTTATGAAGGAATCATTGCAGGTGGAATCTACATATATGATAAAGAGGACAGTAACACCAAACATGATGGTGGAGCAATCAGCAATAAATTTGTTTATTCCTTAGGGGTTCAATTAAGAAATAACGTTGATTTAACAAAAATTGAGCCAAAATTAGTAGTAGATCCCCAAAAAATAACACTAGTTCACTCTGATTATTTAAACGGAATCAACATACCTATTCAAAATACTTCTGCTTTATTCATTAAAGAAGTGGAAGTTGAAGCGAGACTTGTTGATCCTTCTAATGGTGAAGTGTCACATGAACTAAAACAAACTAAGCTAAAAATAGCTCCTAATTCAAACTTTTACTTACCTTTTACTTGGACAGACGATGAAGGGACTCCTTTGAATCCTGGGGACTATCAAGTGGATATAAAAATAAATTCCGCAGATGTAAAAAAGAAATGGACGTGGACAATTCCTTTTAAGGTAGAGGGGGAAAGTTCTAAGAAAGAGGACAATCAGCTACATATGAAGGATTCAAATGATAAGCATGCGACTGTTTATATCGTGAGTATACTGTTAGTTGTTGGGGTTATTGTAACTGGTTTGATTCTTTATAGAATCAATAGAAGGAAAAAATAG
- a CDS encoding GNAT family N-acetyltransferase, with amino-acid sequence MIEIKKITLNDLVALKALSIKTFTDTFAKDNTPEDLKEYLDQAYTEEKLANELQNQDSEFYFIYSEDQLAGYLKINVNEAQTETIEEDALEIERIYIDSNFKRLGLGKMLYHKAIERAKELNKTSIWLGVWEKNFSAMKFYHKMGFTQVGQHSFYMGEDEQIDLIMKMELV; translated from the coding sequence ATGATTGAAATCAAAAAAATAACCCTAAATGATCTAGTAGCGTTGAAAGCATTAAGTATCAAAACATTTACAGATACCTTTGCGAAAGACAATACGCCAGAAGATTTAAAAGAGTATCTTGACCAAGCATATACAGAAGAAAAATTAGCAAATGAGCTTCAAAATCAAGATTCAGAGTTCTATTTTATTTATTCAGAGGATCAACTTGCTGGATATTTAAAAATCAATGTAAATGAGGCTCAAACTGAAACCATTGAGGAAGATGCTTTAGAAATTGAACGGATTTATATCGATTCCAATTTTAAGAGATTGGGACTTGGGAAAATGCTTTATCATAAAGCCATAGAACGAGCGAAAGAGTTGAACAAGACTTCTATTTGGTTAGGTGTTTGGGAGAAAAACTTTTCTGCTATGAAATTCTATCATAAGATGGGATTTACTCAGGTAGGCCAGCATTCTTTTTATATGGGAGAAGATGAGCAGATTGATTTGATTATGAAGATGGAGCTGGTGTGA
- a CDS encoding MmcQ/YjbR family DNA-binding protein yields the protein MIEREEIIEYIVETYTIYPEYIFEKFPNYCVFRQKRKKKWFGLIMTIPRNKLYGEEEIKIDVINLKINPELNEIVRNKNGYYQAYHMNKKHWITIDLSAVENLDQIAGLIDDSFKLT from the coding sequence ATGATTGAACGTGAAGAGATAATTGAGTATATAGTTGAAACGTACACGATCTATCCAGAATATATTTTTGAAAAATTCCCTAACTATTGTGTCTTTCGACAAAAACGGAAGAAAAAATGGTTTGGACTGATCATGACGATTCCTAGAAATAAACTTTATGGAGAAGAAGAGATAAAAATAGATGTCATAAATTTAAAAATAAATCCAGAATTAAATGAGATAGTAAGAAATAAAAACGGATACTATCAAGCGTATCATATGAATAAAAAGCATTGGATCACAATAGATCTTTCTGCTGTAGAGAACCTTGATCAAATCGCTGGATTAATCGATGATAGTTTCAAACTAACTTGA
- a CDS encoding LytR/AlgR family response regulator transcription factor, whose amino-acid sequence MNIYVIEDDNQQRKQIIHYLNECKHIFFDLKISTLSNHLTFMEEIPKLTINDNDVFFLDIDLMTTYTGIDLALEIRKYNAKCSIIFLTSLEDQAISVLNNNIFPLGYLIKNFKNPSETKQIIIEMIKKSQLTSKNFWRFKQDKVEFSSGSETLFFNARDICYIQSLKGFNGRVLVKTLTEETIIEAKIGKIKKQLQQEYMMTSLQSYIINLENIISIDRKNEQILFDGQQLLSIGAKSIDKVKKALRVYSDD is encoded by the coding sequence ATGAATATATATGTTATTGAAGACGATAATCAACAAAGAAAACAAATTATTCATTATTTAAATGAATGTAAACATATTTTTTTTGATTTAAAAATTTCCACACTTTCTAATCATTTAACGTTTATGGAGGAAATTCCTAAGTTAACGATCAATGATAATGATGTTTTTTTCTTAGATATTGATTTAATGACTACCTATACAGGAATTGATTTAGCATTAGAAATTCGCAAATATAATGCCAAATGTTCTATCATTTTTTTGACTAGTTTAGAAGATCAAGCCATCAGTGTATTAAATAATAATATCTTTCCTTTAGGATATCTTATTAAAAATTTTAAAAATCCTTCAGAGACAAAACAAATAATTATTGAAATGATAAAAAAAAGTCAATTAACTTCTAAAAATTTTTGGCGTTTTAAACAAGATAAAGTTGAATTCTCTAGCGGTTCTGAAACATTGTTTTTTAATGCCCGTGATATTTGTTATATTCAATCACTGAAAGGATTTAATGGACGGGTTTTAGTTAAAACCTTAACGGAGGAAACAATCATTGAAGCGAAAATCGGAAAAATCAAGAAGCAGTTACAGCAAGAGTACATGATGACTTCTTTGCAATCTTATATCATTAATCTTGAAAATATCATTTCGATTGATAGAAAAAATGAGCAGATTTTATTTGATGGGCAGCAGTTACTTTCAATTGGTGCCAAGAGCATTGACAAGGTGAAAAAAGCGTTGCGGGTATATAGCGATGATTGA
- a CDS encoding RICIN domain-containing protein, whose protein sequence is MKKRLIQEKNVNCYWNVILPVLMLTLFILLQAVPASAAKVISDDLYVAYPKVNETFAIDISQDEKSPNYESLITYAAHGKGNQLLGYEYRPEKDGYVIYEGNNVQKIIGSTKDNTAKITTFTVPINSYTEFSDDYIWDIIQAEGTYYKIKNRKTGTYLTASKPSNNALMTLTSDNGEDSQKFNLKTMNGVYKIRSVASYSYKYLWDVSGEPGVGKEVASYPEKGTKSGQVWMILFKPSDNAYVISSYDQKDLIMTQETASSSPKLKKNEASFETPLGLKSVFDFQLIGSTPEGQSKVRIKNSNFSGYYIKDYTVTGGISKLSLYSLMPNDGNQQWILDKVKDIPKPEIKNLKITSANPHSDSFFYVGEELTVTGDFQGSGYSTYNLYSVFNTDEPVLNQEGIKVDTSGASTFSSKIDTSQYKEGTFYIEVYARADSMFQSNRVNDKYKLVYPTPSGEAVPQTIKKGTPISTLKPSDFVKNLHDEMGNPITATKIEGINTNVFGPQEAKVTIENQYKTEIITVPVSVVGVDRTVTVKFQKGENSPVQLHADTSFKRKIGEKINLLDDPEIASIVNQIEHVDGEKRDYSLSNRTEIENYVVKDQVSQEIIVKFAGNLTIDSIPNTFRFKGRYLGKERLQIIPLVTTADTILAVHDSRAEGQGNFSVKAKLEKDIFNVLDPNYTIKDGYIKFANHLKINSKDFSSLAESNGTKDPKQYLYNFTLGEITNPDNNIKLVIPKDSMDKVGNYTGTILWEIENGP, encoded by the coding sequence ATGAAAAAGAGACTTATCCAAGAAAAAAATGTAAATTGTTATTGGAATGTTATTTTGCCAGTTCTCATGTTAACTCTATTCATTTTACTACAAGCTGTGCCAGCATCAGCTGCGAAAGTAATTTCTGATGATTTATATGTAGCCTATCCGAAAGTAAATGAAACTTTTGCTATTGATATCAGTCAAGATGAAAAGTCTCCAAACTACGAATCACTCATTACTTACGCAGCTCACGGTAAAGGAAATCAACTGTTAGGCTACGAATATAGACCAGAAAAAGATGGATATGTCATCTATGAAGGAAATAATGTTCAGAAAATTATAGGAAGCACAAAGGACAATACTGCAAAAATAACGACATTTACCGTGCCTATTAATAGTTATACTGAATTTAGTGATGACTATATTTGGGATATTATTCAGGCTGAAGGAACATATTATAAGATCAAAAATAGAAAAACAGGTACGTACCTTACTGCGAGTAAACCAAGCAATAATGCGTTGATGACACTGACATCAGATAATGGAGAGGACAGTCAAAAATTCAATTTGAAAACGATGAATGGTGTATATAAAATTCGTTCAGTAGCTTCTTATAGCTATAAATATTTATGGGATGTGTCAGGTGAGCCTGGAGTAGGCAAAGAAGTGGCGAGTTATCCTGAAAAAGGTACTAAGTCTGGTCAAGTGTGGATGATTTTATTTAAGCCTAGTGATAATGCCTATGTTATTTCAAGCTACGACCAAAAGGATTTAATAATGACACAAGAGACAGCAAGTAGTTCTCCAAAGCTAAAAAAAAATGAAGCTTCTTTTGAAACACCTTTAGGATTGAAAAGCGTATTTGATTTTCAACTAATAGGAAGCACGCCAGAGGGTCAAAGTAAAGTTCGAATCAAAAATAGTAATTTCAGTGGCTACTATATAAAAGACTATACTGTGACTGGAGGGATAAGTAAACTTTCATTATATTCTTTAATGCCAAATGATGGCAATCAACAATGGATTCTAGATAAAGTCAAAGACATACCAAAACCAGAAATTAAAAATTTAAAGATAACAAGTGCTAATCCGCATTCAGACTCATTTTTTTACGTTGGAGAAGAACTAACGGTAACAGGAGATTTTCAAGGATCTGGTTATAGTACGTACAATCTATACTCAGTATTTAACACGGATGAACCTGTATTAAACCAAGAAGGAATAAAAGTAGATACATCAGGCGCTTCTACTTTTTCAAGTAAAATAGATACGAGTCAGTATAAAGAGGGAACATTTTATATTGAAGTCTATGCAAGAGCAGATTCAATGTTCCAATCAAATAGGGTGAATGATAAGTACAAATTAGTCTATCCGACACCAAGTGGTGAGGCAGTTCCGCAAACAATCAAAAAAGGAACACCTATCAGTACATTAAAACCTTCAGATTTTGTCAAAAATCTACATGACGAAATGGGAAATCCAATTACGGCAACAAAAATTGAAGGAATCAATACCAATGTGTTTGGACCGCAAGAGGCTAAAGTAACTATTGAGAACCAATATAAAACCGAAATAATTACAGTACCTGTTTCAGTTGTAGGAGTAGATCGAACGGTTACGGTTAAATTTCAAAAAGGAGAAAATTCACCCGTTCAACTGCATGCTGATACAAGTTTTAAAAGAAAAATCGGTGAAAAAATCAATTTATTAGACGATCCCGAAATTGCTTCAATTGTAAATCAAATTGAACATGTTGATGGAGAAAAAAGAGACTATTCTTTGAGTAACCGAACGGAAATAGAAAATTATGTGGTGAAAGATCAAGTTTCTCAAGAAATTATTGTCAAGTTTGCTGGAAATCTAACCATTGACTCTATCCCTAACACCTTTCGATTTAAAGGGAGGTATCTTGGAAAAGAACGATTGCAAATCATACCATTAGTTACTACAGCCGATACTATTTTAGCGGTTCACGACAGCAGAGCAGAGGGGCAAGGCAATTTTTCAGTAAAAGCGAAACTAGAAAAAGATATTTTCAACGTATTAGATCCCAATTACACAATAAAAGATGGCTACATTAAATTTGCCAATCATTTGAAAATCAACTCGAAGGATTTTTCGTCGTTAGCAGAATCAAATGGAACAAAAGATCCTAAGCAATATCTATATAATTTTACATTAGGCGAAATAACAAATCCTGATAATAACATCAAACTTGTCATTCCAAAAGACTCAATGGATAAAGTCGGAAACTACACCGGAACGATCCTTTGGGAAATTGAAAATGGACCCTAA
- a CDS encoding putative holin-like toxin, with the protein MEGESLLSALDTIKLILSFGMFTIALIRLVVELLKNDKKK; encoded by the coding sequence ATGGAAGGAGAAAGCCTTTTGTCAGCATTGGATACAATTAAACTGATCCTAAGCTTTGGTATGTTTACTATCGCTTTAATTCGTTTAGTTGTAGAATTGCTTAAAAACGACAAAAAGAAATAA
- a CDS encoding DUF916 and DUF3324 domain-containing protein has product MKKRIYHALILVSCAFMSLVSTREVFAEDENNLGYVVTPLQPTTQIDVGKSYFYIKTAPGETQTLQMRIASTKKEEVHLKIYGVNAMTSNSGTIEYTEDLANKDESLKEPLSSLIKVETPEITVGNFEEKTVKVQVAAPKEHYEGVKMGALVVELVPDKKKQKGISTKYNYKIGLMTAENGDEFTNGKTLKLNGAKASILHGKKMVLASLQNPEPKVIDNLNIVATMIEKESGKVIKEKTVQNYKLAPNSHFDFELDWGITDLPSGTYTLKMDAKNYDEEWHLSNDFKITNEEAQEINASSVFKIKTPTWLKVVSIVMAMLSVVLMGTLFYRRKKWEKAWKRLRIAKKKKKKGKNKK; this is encoded by the coding sequence TTGAAAAAGAGAATTTATCATGCACTCATTTTAGTAAGTTGTGCATTTATGAGCCTAGTGTCAACGAGAGAAGTGTTTGCAGAAGACGAGAACAATTTAGGATATGTGGTGACACCACTCCAACCGACTACCCAAATTGACGTAGGAAAAAGTTATTTTTATATAAAAACAGCTCCAGGCGAAACCCAAACATTACAAATGCGTATTGCAAGTACAAAAAAGGAAGAAGTTCATCTGAAAATTTATGGTGTTAACGCGATGACCTCAAATAGTGGCACGATTGAGTATACAGAAGATTTAGCCAATAAAGATGAATCGTTGAAAGAACCTCTATCTAGTTTAATAAAAGTAGAGACACCAGAAATTACCGTGGGTAACTTCGAAGAAAAAACAGTTAAAGTTCAAGTAGCAGCACCAAAGGAACACTATGAAGGAGTGAAAATGGGTGCGCTTGTCGTAGAGCTAGTGCCAGATAAAAAGAAACAAAAAGGAATCTCGACAAAATACAATTACAAAATAGGTTTAATGACAGCGGAAAACGGTGACGAATTTACCAATGGGAAAACGTTAAAACTAAATGGAGCCAAAGCATCCATTCTTCATGGAAAGAAAATGGTGCTAGCTAGTCTACAAAACCCAGAGCCAAAGGTCATCGACAATTTAAATATTGTCGCAACAATGATAGAAAAAGAGTCTGGTAAGGTTATCAAAGAAAAAACGGTTCAAAATTATAAATTAGCGCCTAATAGTCACTTTGATTTTGAATTGGATTGGGGCATCACTGATTTACCTTCAGGAACCTATACCTTAAAGATGGATGCAAAAAATTATGACGAAGAGTGGCATTTGTCGAATGATTTTAAAATCACAAATGAAGAAGCGCAAGAAATCAATGCATCTAGTGTTTTTAAAATCAAAACCCCTACTTGGTTAAAGGTAGTCAGTATTGTAATGGCAATGTTGAGTGTAGTCTTAATGGGTACTCTTTTCTATAGAAGAAAAAAATGGGAGAAGGCTTGGAAACGATTGAGAATCGCCAAGAAAAAGAAGAAGAAAGGAAAAAATAAAAAGTAG
- a CDS encoding winged helix-turn-helix domain-containing protein, producing the protein MVKLGFITLNGEKEEWFHQLQSYSDIETSRQEEVTKNSECDAYFIIGGDTQLADICNVYMKILEYNSCPVWIYKEECNENDRLLLYNIGAISVFSEEMYQEEIVKAIHNGLVLLQNIRGNKNKEKNQKNNEKNFKLINENLCVLLDNKTPIYLTKKEYKTLSILYAASPKAVSYKELYEQIWGLPYDEKNYRIANIIFHLRLKLEKDVSSPKIVKTVRSNGYLFNDNYK; encoded by the coding sequence ATGGTTAAATTAGGTTTTATCACATTGAATGGTGAAAAAGAAGAATGGTTTCACCAATTACAATCTTATTCTGATATTGAAACGAGTCGACAAGAGGAGGTTACTAAAAATAGTGAGTGTGACGCCTACTTTATTATTGGAGGAGATACACAGCTTGCCGATATATGTAATGTTTATATGAAAATTCTAGAATATAATTCTTGTCCAGTCTGGATATATAAGGAAGAATGTAACGAAAATGATCGACTATTATTATATAACATAGGCGCTATCAGCGTTTTCAGTGAAGAGATGTATCAAGAGGAAATAGTAAAAGCAATACATAATGGATTGGTATTATTGCAGAATATCAGAGGGAATAAGAACAAAGAAAAGAACCAAAAAAACAATGAAAAAAACTTTAAGCTGATCAATGAAAATCTCTGTGTACTTCTTGATAACAAAACACCAATTTATTTGACAAAAAAAGAATATAAAACACTCTCGATTTTATACGCAGCTTCTCCAAAAGCAGTTTCATATAAAGAATTGTATGAACAGATATGGGGATTACCTTATGACGAGAAAAACTATCGAATAGCGAATATCATTTTTCACTTACGATTGAAATTAGAAAAAGATGTAAGCTCTCCAAAAATAGTCAAAACAGTTAGATCTAATGGGTATTTATTTAATGATAATTATAAATAG
- a CDS encoding WxL protein peptidoglycan domain-containing protein → MQPRKNKIIQLKLNNLSTYKMTLFLKFNSAKTNESSVIEHSLNIFIKDPSLAYDLSSNVTGTDKVELESKNNKVVTLTIRPPIEV, encoded by the coding sequence ATACAACCTAGGAAAAACAAAATAATTCAATTGAAATTAAATAATTTATCTACTTATAAAATGACATTATTCTTAAAATTTAATAGTGCTAAAACTAATGAGAGTAGTGTGATTGAACATAGTCTGAATATTTTTATCAAAGATCCTTCTTTAGCGTATGATTTATCTAGTAATGTGACTGGTACAGATAAGGTAGAACTTGAATCCAAGAATAATAAGGTAGTGACGTTAACCATTCGTCCTCCAATTGAAGTATAA
- a CDS encoding GHKL domain-containing protein: protein MIDNVYFVFLLSLNYIQAVWIIAYKQFLSLKESLILTSLLVVQGITSIWLDNTYFTLLLLFFFLAQFVFVTRKLNDWLISSLLLVFEDALILISWLPTVDLWNILLLKSVVSLKTYTTNLFFLVIAQQLLLALLFFITRYILKRLALLNSLALLPKKNRGLSIAILFCLFLSIGLQQLGVFKGYSVAYFYSTFIVIGFNIFFSWNIFLLTKYYKEKQYSILLAEMYTQEKQKIELATKFKDTYKELLTNLTADLEVNDLDHASQQLNSIIDYSDSFLTPNLYRKIALVNTPSIQGLLTNFIKKCDTASIDLSLQVSQELSSSAMNLVDFIRCFSILLDNAYDATLVSQEKSISIEIEGDPNYITITVKNTYVENPEIALQDFFQNNFSTKENHQGKGLYIFSKIVASYKKATYRISKKDSFFIIVFSIPKLKNPTV, encoded by the coding sequence ATGATTGATAATGTTTATTTCGTGTTTTTACTATCGCTTAATTATATTCAAGCCGTTTGGATAATTGCTTATAAACAATTTTTATCCCTTAAAGAGTCACTTATTTTAACCTCCTTATTAGTCGTTCAGGGGATTACTAGTATTTGGTTGGATAATACATATTTTACATTGCTCCTACTATTTTTCTTCCTCGCACAATTTGTTTTCGTAACGAGAAAATTAAATGATTGGTTGATTTCCTCCTTATTATTAGTTTTTGAAGATGCCCTCATCTTAATTTCTTGGCTACCAACAGTTGACTTATGGAATATACTTCTACTCAAAAGTGTTGTTTCTCTTAAGACTTACACGACCAATCTTTTTTTTCTCGTCATCGCGCAACAACTTTTATTAGCACTATTATTTTTCATTACACGTTATATTTTGAAAAGATTAGCTTTATTAAATTCTTTAGCACTTCTTCCTAAAAAAAATCGTGGTCTGTCAATTGCTATTCTTTTTTGCTTATTTCTTTCCATCGGATTGCAACAATTAGGCGTTTTTAAAGGCTATTCCGTTGCTTACTTTTATAGTACGTTTATTGTCATTGGATTTAATATTTTTTTCTCTTGGAATATTTTTTTACTTACCAAATACTACAAAGAAAAACAGTACTCTATACTCTTAGCTGAAATGTATACACAAGAAAAACAAAAGATCGAACTAGCAACAAAATTTAAAGATACCTATAAAGAACTACTAACGAATCTAACAGCTGATTTAGAGGTCAATGATTTGGATCATGCTTCTCAACAACTTAACAGCATTATTGATTATTCAGATTCCTTTCTTACGCCAAATCTTTATAGAAAAATTGCTCTTGTCAATACGCCATCTATTCAAGGTCTTTTAACTAATTTTATTAAAAAATGTGATACTGCTTCGATTGATTTGTCGCTTCAAGTCTCTCAGGAGCTCAGTTCTAGTGCGATGAATCTTGTTGATTTTATTCGTTGCTTTTCGATTCTTTTGGATAATGCCTACGATGCAACTCTCGTCAGCCAAGAAAAGTCGATTTCTATTGAAATTGAAGGTGACCCAAACTATATAACGATCACAGTTAAAAATACTTATGTTGAGAACCCAGAAATCGCCTTACAAGATTTCTTCCAGAATAATTTTTCTACCAAAGAGAACCATCAAGGAAAAGGATTATATATTTTTTCCAAAATCGTTGCTTCTTATAAAAAAGCAACTTATAGAATTTCAAAGAAAGATAGTTTTTTTATTATCGTATTTTCTATACCTAAACTAAAAAATCCTACAGTATAA
- a CDS encoding SRPBCC family protein, translated as MKHIKKEFLLNCTPEKAWQLVVDRSKYEIWAAAFQAGSTYSGEMKLNETISFVDETGNGLVSKVVVFEPEKEIKFAFLGEVTDGQYVEVPEFAEMLEHYLFEPVGNQTKMLVDVVMDDEYYDMMDGLWDKAGTELIRLSN; from the coding sequence ATGAAACACATCAAAAAAGAATTCTTACTTAATTGTACTCCTGAAAAGGCTTGGCAGCTTGTCGTTGATCGTAGCAAATATGAAATATGGGCTGCCGCTTTTCAAGCAGGATCGACCTATTCTGGTGAAATGAAATTGAACGAAACGATTTCATTTGTTGATGAAACAGGGAATGGTTTGGTTTCTAAAGTCGTCGTGTTTGAACCAGAGAAAGAAATCAAGTTCGCATTCTTAGGAGAAGTTACGGATGGTCAGTATGTGGAAGTACCTGAATTTGCCGAGATGCTTGAACACTACCTTTTTGAACCAGTAGGAAATCAAACGAAAATGCTCGTGGATGTTGTCATGGATGATGAATATTATGATATGATGGATGGTCTATGGGATAAGGCAGGAACGGAACTGATAAGATTAAGCAATTAG